The DNA segment ACGCCGCCTTTGAACGCAAGGCCGGCAAGGTCGAGTTCATCAACCCGGGGATTGCCCCGGACCTGGCCGAAGACACCCTCACCCTGGTCCACTCGCCCAATCGCAAGGAGCCGGGCCAGTACCATTGGGGCCTGTACAACGGCAGCCTGACCGCCCTGGAATGGGAGCACTTTGCGCCGATCAAACGCAGCCGCGACCTGCTGGAGATGCTCACCTGGTGCCATCGCAACGGCGTGATCGACAGCAGCACGCGCCTGGCCCTGCATCCGGGCACCAGCGATTTGAGCGAATTCGAGCTGTTCAATCTGCTGGGCAGCCTGCAACAGACCGTCGCCCTGCCCCTGGCCACGGTGGATGAGGAACGCCTGCTGCGTACGGCGATACCCGAGGAGGTGCTGTTGCTGGTCAACGTCGGCGTCGACCCGCTCAAGCACCACCGTGACTTGAATATCCTGATGACCACCGAGCGCACCGACTCCCTGAGTTACGCCGGCGTCAGGGAAAACCTGGTGTTGACCCTGGACCAGGTGACACTCAACAGCTGGAACGAGGTAATGGTCAGCCGTTACGAGGGCCCTCACGCCCTGCTCGATTGCCTGCGCGATTACCTGAATCAGTTACCACACGACCAACTGCCACGGCTGCGGGTGCGCTGTTTCTGCCATAACCGTGCGCAGTTCATTGCCCAGCGTGTGGAAGAGATTTTCGATACCGCGCAAAACCTGATGCTCAGCCAGCTCAACCACCGCTATCTGATCCAGGTGCAGCAGCACTATCACGTCATGGAACTGGCGCCGGGGCAGGCCAATCATGTGTCCCTGGCCAGCGAGCAGGCGCTGGTGGAATACCTCAGCGAAGAACTGGCCAGCTACAGCCCGTTGCACCTGGATGCCATGGCCCTGGAAGACCACGATCTGGCGGCGCTGCTACCGATGGGCCAGGCGGATTGTGTGCAGGTGTTCTACCGCATCAATGACGGTTTTGCCGAGCTGTACGTGCTCGACGAATTCAACGCCCTCTGGCAACAGCGCCTGCCGTTTCATGATGAGCAAAGCTTGCTCGCCCCTTTGCAGCGCTTCCTGCAGTCGGTCATCTATCGTCGGGACGCGCTGTCACCGCTGGACCCGCAGCAGCCACTGGGGGCCGTGCAAACGCTGTATTACCAGCTGTTGCCATCGGCAAGCGGTCGGGCCCGTCGGGTCGAGCCACGACCGGCACCCCAGGTCCAGGCCAACAAACCGTTCTACGACGTGCAGGCGATTATCGGCAAGGGCGCGCCAGGCCAGGTGGGGATTACCCTGTACTGCAATCAGCGGGAGTTTTGTGAACTGGAATTTGGCGACCAGCTGTTTGCAGTGGTCGCCCAGGAGATCGTCGGGCAGCGTCGGGAAACCGAGCGCTATCGTTGCTACATCACCGACCTGGACCTGTCCGGGCTACTCGGTGATGTTCAAAGCCCAAGCAATCTCTACCTGCGCTACAAGGCCGAGTTGGAGCAGGCGCTCAACCAGGCCTTGAATCAGGTCTAGAGCGTGAATGCGCCGCCGTCTTTAGGCTGGCCTTCGACACTCAGCAGCTCAAGCTTGAGGGTCTTGCCACCTGGAGCGGGCCAGTCGATGTGCTGGCCAA comes from the Pseudomonas shahriarae genome and includes:
- a CDS encoding class I adenylate cyclase produces the protein MTSTHEIRPDLDEGIDRKVLAQLRSRFLTLNAGRMARAVEGLTPRQQSVLALLPLFFHVNHPLLPGYVSGSTPAGLSNFEPDAQVLAEAQRLTRSFSYKPRHGNPPTPIHGLFLMGSLGTLAQADQSDMDVWVCHAAEVNEAELVELRKKCQLLEAWALSMGAEAHFFLIEPSRFAQGGRDTQLSSDDCGTSQHYLLLDEFYRTAIWLAGRTPIWWLVPVYEEARYAEFTHALISKRFIRADETLDLGHLAHIPPGEFIGAGLWQLFKGIESPYKSVLKLLLTEVYASEHPKVQCLSLRFKRAVFANQLDLDELDPYIVVYRRIEEYLRGRNEPERLELVRRSLYLKVNRKRTTSWQRALLERLAHEWGWDQRQLALLDSRSQWKVRQVASERRALVNELNYSYRFLTQFARTEQTVSLINKRDLNVLGRRLYAAFERKAGKVEFINPGIAPDLAEDTLTLVHSPNRKEPGQYHWGLYNGSLTALEWEHFAPIKRSRDLLEMLTWCHRNGVIDSSTRLALHPGTSDLSEFELFNLLGSLQQTVALPLATVDEERLLRTAIPEEVLLLVNVGVDPLKHHRDLNILMTTERTDSLSYAGVRENLVLTLDQVTLNSWNEVMVSRYEGPHALLDCLRDYLNQLPHDQLPRLRVRCFCHNRAQFIAQRVEEIFDTAQNLMLSQLNHRYLIQVQQHYHVMELAPGQANHVSLASEQALVEYLSEELASYSPLHLDAMALEDHDLAALLPMGQADCVQVFYRINDGFAELYVLDEFNALWQQRLPFHDEQSLLAPLQRFLQSVIYRRDALSPLDPQQPLGAVQTLYYQLLPSASGRARRVEPRPAPQVQANKPFYDVQAIIGKGAPGQVGITLYCNQREFCELEFGDQLFAVVAQEIVGQRRETERYRCYITDLDLSGLLGDVQSPSNLYLRYKAELEQALNQALNQV